One window from the genome of Hoplias malabaricus isolate fHopMal1 chromosome X2, fHopMal1.hap1, whole genome shotgun sequence encodes:
- the LOC136677322 gene encoding chemerin-like receptor 1 — protein sequence MTSTPVTETTLPENGPKNYDTYMSSLVIFYIVANIIIIVLGLTGNGLVIWIAGFKVRKSVISIWYLSLAVSDFLFCSILPFFVYYRITSTWIFGPFLCSLIFLNISLNLFCSVFLLTIISVDRCVIVMFPVWAQNQRTVKKASMIVVLAWFISAVISVPAQIFHEAKNKTVNCQKYEMSDSAAIPIYEFIFGFVIPFLIMIACCVIIKRKLKTMQMVASKKPFKIMMALSATFLICWLPYHIFTFMDINSEENEFLQIIGVIGLILARANSCLNPFLYAFMGKDFKNQFYAILSKIENAMEEEDNQNIDRGTNLTHERSQHTTTISSVL from the coding sequence ATGACTTCAACCCCAGTAACAGAAACAACCCTTCCTGAAAATGGCCCCAAGAACTATGACACATACATGAGTTCACTGGTTATATTCTATATAGTGGCCAACATAATCATCATTGTCCTGGGTCTTACTGGAAATGGTTTGGTGATCTGGATTGCAGGATTTAAAGTCCGAAAGTCAGTCATCAGCATCTGGTACCTGAGCCTGGCTGTGTCCGACTTCTTGTTCTGCTCCATCCTTCCCTTCTTTGTCTATTATAGGATCACAAGCACCTGGATTTTTGGACCGTTCCTGTGCAGTTTAATTTTCTTAAACATTTCCCTAAATCTCTTCTGCAGCGTCTTCCTCCTCACCATCATCAGTGTGGACCGTTGTGTGATTGTCATGTTTCCAGTTTGGGCTCAGAATCAGCGCACAGTGAAAAAGGCCTCTATGATAGTTGTTCTAGCTTGGTTCATTTCTGCAGTAATTAGTGTTCCAGCACAAATTTTCCATGAAGCTAAGAATAAAACAGTAAACTGTCAGAAATATGAAATGAGTGATTCTGCAGCAATACCTATATATGAGTTCATTTTTGGATTTGTGATCCCATTCCTGATAATGATTGCTTGTTGTGTCATCATAAAACGAAAACTAAAGACCATGCAGATGGTGGCATCCAAAAAGCCTTTCAAGATCATGATGGCACTGAGTGCCACTTTCTTGATCTGCTGGCTGCCTTATCACATATTTACGTTTATGGATATAAACTCTGAAGAAAATGAATTTCTACAAATCATAGGAGTAATTGGCTTAATTCTCGCCAGAGCTAATAGCTGTCTGAACCCGTTTCTTTATGCGTTCATGGGGAAGGACTTTAAGAACCAATTTTATGCAATTCTATCAAAGATTGAAAATGCAATGGAGGAAGAGGACAACCAGAACATTGACAGAGGGACAAATCTGACCCACGAAAGAAGCCAACATACCACCACCATTTCATCTGTTCTGTGA